In Pyrus communis chromosome 8, drPyrComm1.1, whole genome shotgun sequence, one genomic interval encodes:
- the LOC137741731 gene encoding F-box/kelch-repeat protein At2g44130-like, whose product MWGIELTDFIPGLPAELGLECLTWLPYTAHPVASRVCRPWRTLLESQDFYFHRKKTGRTYKVACLVQALPPKLVASESDVTKSTESPAYGITVFDPASRSWDRLDPVSEYPNGLPLFCQLASCEGKLVVMGGWDPVSYDPVTDVFVYDFTTSHWRKANDMPSKRSFFAIGSDAGQVYVAGGHDENKNALKSAWVYDVRSDEWTELTPMSNDRDECEGVVIGSEFWVVSGYRTESQGVFEGGAEVLELGSRQWRLVDEAWEAGHCPRHCVGVGDDGKLVSWGKLDSGFRVGTCGVMLGGGTLVVGSECQGASQGFYMVEEMKGRQNGKLYEISVPDEFSGFVQSGCCVEI is encoded by the coding sequence ATGTGGGGTATCGAGCTGACCGATTTTATTCCGGGTTTGCCTGCAGAACTGGGACTCGAGTGCCTGACTTGGTTGCCCTACACAGCTCACCCAGTTGCTTCCCGGGTCTGCCGTCCATGGCGGACTCTCTTAGAAAGTCAAGATTTTTACTTTCACAGGAAGAAAACCGGACGTACCTACAAAGTTGCATGCTTGGTTCAAGCTCTTCCTCCAAAGCTTGTTGCATCAGAATCTGACGTAACCAAATCCACCGAGTCACCGGCCTACGGAATCACCGTGTTTGACCCGGCCAGTCGTTCGTGGGATAGACTCGACCCGGTTTCTGAGTACCCAAATGGGCTGCCCCTGTTTTGCCAATTGGCAAGCTGTGAAGGGAAGCTTGTGGTGATGGGCGGGTGGGACCCGGTGAGTTACGACCCGGTCACCGACGTGTTTGTGTACGACTTCACTACTTCGCATTGGAGGAAAGCCAACGACATGCCGTCCAAGCGCTCTTTTTTCGCTATCGGATCGGACGCGGGCCAGGTGTACGTGGCGGGCGGGCATGACGAGAACAAGAACGCCTTGAAGTCCGCATGGGTTTATGATGTGAGATCGGACGAGTGGACTGAGTTGACTCCGATGAGTAATGATCGGGACGAGTGTGAAGGGGTGGTGATTGGGAGCGAGTTTTGGGTGGTTAGCGGGTACCGCACCGAGAGTCAAGGAGTGTTCGAGGGAGGTGCCGAGGTGTTGGAGTTGGGATCACGGCAGTGGCGGCTGGTGGACGAGGCGTGGGAGGCGGGCCATTGTCCAAGGCATTGTGTTGGAGTAGGGGACGATGGGAAATTGGTGAGTTGGGGTAAGTTGGACTCGGGGTTCCGAGTTGGAACGTGCGGAGTCATGCTTGGGGGTGGGACCCTGGTGGTGGGGTCGGAGTGCCAAGGTGCAAGTCAAGGGTTCTATATGGTGGAAGAAATGAAGGGACGTCAAAACGGTAAATTATATGAGATTAGTGTGCCTGATGAGTTTTCTGGGTTTGTTCAATCAGGTTGCTGCGTTGAGATTTAG